A single window of Desulfovibrio desulfuricans DNA harbors:
- a CDS encoding PhzF family phenazine biosynthesis protein, with protein MSSYPYKKIDAFTSHFSSGNPAACLYLEKGRPLADKDMLAVAREHEGFVSEVVFCTPVEDAHYHLRYYSSECEVAFCGHGTIACMYDLIANDPMLLQKPEITITTSKGSLKVYNEISTSDAVFITAPGKVELPVKPHMDAVAQHLAISKSEIRKDLNVECIDAGLRTLIVPIASLGTVLAMHPDEAALKQFCIDSEVDIILVFSSEVACSQNIMRTRVFAPRFGYLEDPATGSGNSAFGYYMLKNSLWDGSAVSIEQNAEKTASNVVKLKETAGKVLFGGSATIRIEGRYLL; from the coding sequence GTGAGCAGTTATCCGTATAAAAAGATAGATGCCTTTACCTCGCATTTTTCGTCTGGAAATCCGGCAGCCTGTTTGTATCTTGAAAAAGGGCGGCCACTGGCGGATAAGGACATGCTGGCTGTGGCCAGGGAACATGAGGGCTTTGTATCAGAAGTGGTGTTTTGCACGCCGGTTGAAGACGCGCACTATCATTTGCGCTATTATTCTTCTGAATGCGAGGTTGCGTTTTGCGGGCACGGCACCATTGCCTGCATGTACGACCTGATCGCCAACGACCCCATGCTGCTGCAAAAACCGGAAATAACCATCACCACAAGCAAGGGCAGCCTGAAGGTTTACAACGAAATTTCCACCTCTGACGCGGTATTTATTACAGCGCCAGGTAAGGTTGAACTGCCTGTAAAGCCGCATATGGACGCCGTTGCGCAACATCTGGCTATTTCAAAATCAGAAATCAGAAAAGATCTGAATGTGGAGTGCATTGATGCTGGCCTGCGCACGCTGATCGTGCCCATTGCTTCGCTGGGAACAGTCCTCGCCATGCACCCGGATGAAGCCGCGCTGAAGCAGTTTTGCATCGACAGCGAAGTGGATATTATTCTTGTTTTCAGTTCAGAGGTTGCATGTAGCCAAAATATCATGCGCACACGGGTTTTTGCACCCCGCTTTGGCTATCTTGAAGACCCGGCGACAGGGTCGGGAAATTCGGCTTTTGGCTATTATATGCTTAAAAATTCCCTGTGGGACGGCAGCGCTGTTTCAATCGAACAAAATGCGGAAAAGACGGCGTCCAATGTGGTCAAGCTGAAGGAAACTGCGGGCAAAGTGCTGTTTGGCGGCAGTGCGACAATCAGAATTGAGGGCAGATATTTACTCTGA